The Setaria viridis chromosome 9, Setaria_viridis_v4.0, whole genome shotgun sequence sequence TCTCCCAAAATTTGTGCATAACCTATACTTATAATGTATACCAAAGTTATAGATCGAACATCCACCTACAACTTTCAGTAAAGGTTATTGGCCTAAAAATCTACGTATTTGAAGTTACAGGGGGTCAAAGTTTGGGAAAAACATGATTTAACTGAATTTCCTGGGAGCTTTAAAAGTGAGTTTTCAGCAAGTATAAGGAGTACAAGGTTCAAACTAGCTGTGCATGTCACTTTGGCGCATAGAGCTACAAGTTCAAGAAAGCATTTTGAAGACATTCATATATAAAATGTGGAGAAAAACTAGTGTCTTTTAGGTGTGTTTCAGCTGTTTTGGAGACGACCAAATCTGAGTGAAGACTGAATTCGTGGATTTGAACAGAGTTTGACTACGTTTTTGAATGAGTAAAATTATTTTCACACAACCACAACACACCTAGATGAAACTAACCACATTATACAGCAAGTTTCATGTTGGTCAAAGGTGAAGTGTTTAGGGGATTTACTTATAAGAGTATGTCAAACAAGACTAAATAGAATTGCTCCACACTTTCCAAGCTACCAAGGTTTAAATGTGAGTTTCGAATTTATTTCAACATTCAGACATGTTCATGACTCAAGTTTGATTCATCTAACATTCCCAACTGTATTTGAGTATAATTTTCATACTTTCCATGTTTAtactttttattattatttaaaTGCAAAAATTGCATATACTTAAAGGTGAAGTTCAAAATGATTAGTGAAGAAATGATCAGACGAAGATGCTAATGCTCATGTGATGCTGATGATTACTTAATGATATGCTTAAACACCCGAGGTGTTACAAGGAAAAAGAGAATGTTGGAATACAAAAAATGTACTTAAAAAAGAAATTGTTtcacaaggaagaagaaaaaatatgttTGAATCTTATCATGAATGTACCATAAAGATGATTTCCAGTCGCATGTATGACATGTAGGATTTTCCCTGTAGCGAGTAATTTGGACATTGAGTCCGTAACGTCCTTCACCGCCAACAGCTCAAGTTGCGGAGTAGTTACTTATGTAATATAGCCTAGTTTTCCTCTACTCCTTTCACTCTGCACTCTCAAATCATGTATGCACAACCTCGCATATCAATAGAAATGTTCTAAGTCGGCTTAACCTGCTGTGCTcccctaaaaaaaaaagtaatctGGATATCTGGTGATGTAGCTGAGAACCTGAGACACACTGCAATCAGTAAAACGGTATAGTTTGCCAGCGATGCGTGACTTGATATTTGATACAGCGTTAGATTCCTTAATCATGTGCTCCCAACTAATAGCCTAACAGTTGGTGCCAACTTTTGGTAGTACCACCACGTTCGCCCTCCTCTTTTGAGTTGCCTGTCGTGTGGCCCTGTCCTTTCCAAAAATTTCTTACTTTCACGATACCCtcgattcttcttcttcttcaccggtAAACAAttcgccggcctcctcgtctGCTGGCTCTTCTGCTTGTTCAAGAACTGGCGTCTGGCAATGGTTTCGAGCTCTGCAACTGCACCTGCAAGCGCTTGGATGTGGGTCGGCTGACCTGAGCTGCGGCCAGGCCAGCAGCTGGGTTCTCGGTTCAGAACTCCAGAATCTTGGGATCCGGCAGTGTGCGCCGCCATCTTTTCGACAACGAACAAACGGCCAAACGTGTCAAAACTGATACTCCTGTTCAAGTGTTCATCCTCCAGGCTGACGGTGTGTCAGCAGCAGTCAGAGACACACAAAGCCTAGGCCATCTCGGACAGAGGCAGCCAACCCCCTGTTCTCGAACGCCCAATGCAAGCGCACAGCAGCAACAGCGGGTGAGGACCACGGTGGTCAGAGTCGGAGCTCCATTCACCGTTCGCCGCCGATGTCTGTGTCCTGGCTTCTTCGCCTTTCCCCGGGATATCCGATCATCAAGGGCCTATGGGAGATAGCGTTCAGTTGACTGCACCTCATTCTGAGTCAACCCCAGTTTCCTAAGGTCCCAACACGCAGCTGGAGCTCAATAATTCTTGTCAAAATCACAACAAGGCAACGTAAATCCTTGGAAATCATCCAGATTTATACACATCAAATCGAATTCCGCACCGCTACGAACAAATAGTCTTCCAATTAAGCACACACAGCAACAATCTCAGGGGGAAAAGAAAGAATTCTCGAAGAATTACACAGGAAGGCAGAAGAAATCGAGCTAGCATCCGGACTTCTTGGCCCTGAGGATGGTGCACTTGGTCCTCTGAAACGCGGTGGCTGCGACGTCCGGGTCGACGAGCTGCAGCTGGAGCGGGCAGACGACGACGAGCGGGCACTTGGCGCTGCGCCCCTTGTACTGCAGCGTGGTGTCCAGCCGCATCTCCACGCCGAACTTGCCCGTGTCGTTGTCGCTGCGGAACTCCTTCACGCCGTCCGCGGTGAGCTTGACGGGCTTGTCGACGCCGCCGACGGTGACGCGGACCGTGGCCGTCTTGCGCGGCTTGTGGTCGAAGGCCGGGACGGTGCCGGACTCGTCGAAGCGGGAGCCGTTGAAGGAGAAGGACACGGCGAGGGGCCCGTAGGCGATGGCCCGGTGAATGTTGGGGTTCCGCAGCGACACCGTGGCCGTGATGTTGTAGGAGATGGTGGAGTTGGCCGCGGGGCTCCCCGGCGCCAGCGCGAACCGCGAGAGCACGGCGTCGTCGGCCGTGGCCTTGGGCGGGAACATGACGGCGAAGGCGAAGACGAGGACGATGATGACGGCGCAAAAGACGAGGATGATGCCGGCCCAGATGGCGAATTTCTTCCAGCCGCAGTCGCAGTTGCTGCACTCGTTGTCCTTGCCGAAGCAGGGCTCCCAGAACGCCATGGTGGCCGGGTGGGCGCGAATCTGAGCCtctgacgacgacgactctGAGTTGGGGGAGGCTAGCTGCCAGCTGACAGTGTTCAGTATTCCGCCTTGGGCGTCGCGGATTGCTGCTGTTAAAGGGTGGGGACGGCGAAGACTTGGGAGGGCGAGGTCATCGCGCGGCTGGAGCCCCGGCAACCAATGGGCATAGAGAAATGAAGCTGGAAGGTGACCGTTGGGAACGCTGTTCCACCGGACGCCGGTTGGTGGTGCAGTTACTTCCTCCGACGCCGGGTCATCCGAGGACCGAGGGCTGTAGGCATCACCAGGGGAGCATCTTGATTAGGTTATTACCATCAAGTTTGCAATAAATTCCAAACTGATGGGGCTAATACACTTCTGTCTTTGGGACTTTGGGCACGATGACAGACAGGGAGGTGCAGAGCTGGACCTGAACGCACCGGGTCTCTTTTCTATTGGCAGGTTGTTCAAGTTCAAGCTGTCGCCTCTACTTTTTCTTTCCCCGCTTGCATTTCCTATAATCTCAAAGTCTCTAGTCTTGCAATATGTTTTCTGAACAATTTGACATTAGACTATAAACTCACTGTTCTGCAACAGCAAAGCAGGAGAACGAATCATTTTTTTACAAGGATGATGAGTAAAATTCGCTCgcattttttaaataaataataGGGCTAGACAAAATGCTCGTAGCCTAATAGCTCGCTCATCTTAACGTTGGCTCGGCTCGACTCGGCGAGGCAAACTGAGCTAGCTTGAGCTTTTACTGAGCCGAGCCGAACTCAATTTTTACCTCATTACATTAACAAGCCGAGCCATGGACTGCAGGATCCAGCCCTATGTAGGCTTTGTGACCAAGAGCTGGAATCGGTGGACCACCTATTCGTGCATTGCTCTTACACGAGGCAAGCATGGTACGCCATCCTGACATTGATTGGGCTCTCCTATTAGACACCATCAGGAGAGGCATCCTTGTTGGATTGGTAGTTGTCATTCAGAGCAGGCCACAACTCACCGAAACTCGATCTTCGTGCTCGTTGCATGGAGCATGTGGAAGGAAAGAAACAACCGAACCTTTAACAATTACCCGGGTCAAGCTGCAGGACGGATGGTGGAGGCTGTCAAGTGTTAAGAACAACTTTATATTCAAGGGGGAGCTAAATACGTGGCAGCGGCCGGATGGCGGCAATAGTTGGTCCACAGGGAGATCAAGCAAGCGGTTCCTAGTTAGCTAGCTCGCTAGTCAACCCAGCCTCTCGGTTAAATGTTGTGCCGTATAGTCCTATAGCAATGTAATATGTGTGCGTGCGGCAACCGCAAAGGATCGTTTTGTAACAATTCCCTCCTTATCAATACAAAGATACACAGCTCTTCCACCAACAAGTTGAGCCGAGCTAGAGCCGACTCGAGGCGAGCCGAGCCGGTCGGTTATCCAACTCTAAAAAGTTATGGggatgtttgtttctttagcacctcctaaaattcctgtcacatcgaatgtttagatactaattaggagtattaaatatagactaactacaaaactaattgcacagatggagactaatttgcgagacgaatatattaagtctaattagtccatgatttgacaatgtgatgctacagtaaacatatgctaatgatggattaattaggcttaatagattcatctcgtgaattagcctccatctgtataattagttttataattagtttatatttagacctcctaattagtctccgaatattcgatgtgatataaattttagtcagGAAAAGATCCAAACGCCCCGCTGCCCTCCAGCCCCGTGTCCGTGTGTGCTCGACGGCAACGGCCAATGGCATATGCCGCGCGTGTTCCGGTTCCGGACCCCTTCTGCCACGCCCATATCGCGGGGCCCACCTGTCGTTCCAACCAGGGAAAtatctccccgccgccgctgggatTTAGGGTTCTAGCAGCCCCCGCTGGGGTGATTATTCACATCTCCCTATAAAGCGCCGACGCCCCGGCCTTGCTTACCAGTCGCCTTTCCTCGATCCAGACCCTTTTGCTAAAAATAACAAGGCAGGGGCACCTCCGATTCGACGTGGGCTTCCTCTTCCTTGCTCGCAGGTACCTATCGCTGTCCTGGGCGCTCTGAATTTCTCCTGTAGGCTTGATAGATCTCTCTTGCTGGATCTGGTGGTCCGACGCGTGCTGCAAATCTTGCTGGATTTTTGATCCGTCCGGTTGATGCTTAGTTTGGTGTCTTCTCTCTGCAAGAATCGCATCTGTTCAGATATCAGATATGGTCGTGTTGACATGTCTAGTCGTAGGCTCACATGGATTTAGAGTTGCTGCGCTGTTCTTGCGATGCGAGCGTAGTTagatttctttattttttttcttctcgtGGGAAAAAATCGTCGCGTGCAAATTTGCGTCATGCTGGCTTCGTGAACTTACCATTGTTTCTGCAAATTAGTAAAGGGGGCAACTGATTAATTCAATTTTCGTGAGCCTATGCTTGTCTTCAACTGTCTCTTGTGTTTTTATCCGAATTTTCTTATATAAACTGTCATCaaactttgaaaaaaattatCCTATGCATGGAAAATTTCTGAAAAGAAAATCATGGTGAACCTTTTTATTGGTTGATCTGTACTCTATTCTGCCGTTGTAATTAGTAAGGATGCCTTATTAGAAAGTTTACTGTCCACGACTACTAGTAATCACCACATAAGGATGTCTTAGAAAGTTTACTGACCCTTGCAATCACCACATAGGCTGCACTATTCACTCTTGAATCTGATATGTATGGTATATGTCTTTCTTTATCTGCTCAACAGATGGCTGATGTTGAGGAGTACCGTTGCTTCATTGGGAACCTGTCCTGGTCCACAACTGATGATAGCCTCAAGGATGCATTCGGCAAATTTGGCAACCTCACTGAGGCAAAGGTGACACGAAGAATCTTTCATCTTTAGTTTTGCAGGGAGTTTAGCATGATGTTGGAGGTTGTGTTGATAACTGTTGCTTAGGAAGGCTATGTGCATGAACTGATGCATTTGCAATTATTTCAACCATTTTTTTCAAGTCAACACTGCCCAAGCCTAAGCAATTTTAttttatactccctctgtcccaaattattagtcgttttggcttttctggattcatagattttgctacaCACCTAGTTATATACTATGTCTACATGCATAGTAAAAggtatgaacctaaaaaagccaaaacaactaATGATTTGGGACGGAGGCAGTACTACAGAGAATGTGCTATGTGCCAGAATTGTGTTAGTTTGTCCCCAGAGAATCTTAAATCTAACTAAGTTGGTCTAACgcaaccttttctttttgttctgtcttgtattttttttgccatgGTTTAATAATATTCAAAGGTTTCTAACAAAGAAGTGTAGATATAAGATACTAATACAGTACTATCTGATCTTGTATGTTGTTTTTTTCCATCTTCCTGAACACCTTGGGCAATGTTTTTTCCCTCCACTTAAGTCACCGGATGATCCAGTAACATACATCTCTTAACATATACACATTGTTTGTTTCTACAATTTtgctttgtattttttttgttatctAACATGGTCTCATAATTATTGTTAATTTAAGTTTGTTTTGTGGTTAACATGCAGGTGGTTCATGACAAATTTTCTGGCCGATCTCGCGGTTTCGGCTTTGTAACTTTTGATGAGAAGAAAGCTATGGAGGATGCTATTGAAGGGATGAATGGACTTGACTTGGATGGGAGGAACATCACTGTTGATAAAGCTCAGCCACAAGGTCCTGGTAGAGACCGTAATGGTGACCGTGATTATGATCGTGAGCGTGGGTCTCGTTATGACCGCGGCCGTGACtacggtggtggtggaggtggacgtGCAccgcgtggtggcggcggtggcggcggcggcggtggggactGCTTCAAGTGTGGAAAACCTGGCCATTTTGCTAGGGAGTGCCCATCTGGGGATGGCGGGAGAGGGGACAGATATGGTGGCAGAGATGACAAGtatggtggtggcagcggcggcagccgtTATGGATCTGACCGTGGTGGTGACCGATACTCTAGCCGTAGCCGAGATGGTGGCAGCTATGGGGGCGACCGCTACAACCGTGACCGATCTGGTCCCTACTGATGGCCTAGATCTTGAGCAGTATGTGCCATCCAGGTATGAAAGTCTATCTGCTATTATAAGGTTTGTTATCGTGTGTCTGGAACTATGTGATCCTGTAGTTGGAGAATTATAATGTACGGTGAGAAATCAGTTGCTTTGTTATGGACCATGTTACTGACCGGTTTATTACCATTTCCTGCTTGCCAGGCATATGACTTGGTCATAGTGCTTGGCGCTTGGATCCTGCATGTTTGCTTGATATGCTATTTGGCTGGAATCTAGCTTGTTAAGAGATGGATTTTGTCACTgtgttgatgatcttgatccTAGTTATGCTTATGGGGATTAACATAAATGCCTGGGATATGGGGGACTGGATGGCAAGTTAGACGCGTCTGTGTTCTTTTTGGGGAATCAAGGGATCGACTATATTCTGCTTGAACAAACCTACAGGAAAAACCACCACCTATGAAAGCAAGCGATGAATTATCCGTAAGGGAAAAATTAACTGGTAAATCATTTCAAtcatttatcttcaatattgtGTTACAACGTCATTCTCAAATGACTCTTGTTTTGGCAGGCATCTTTTTGGTTATTTGTTCTCTTGTTCTGGATTGGTTGCTACCGTCGTTCTGGACGGTTACTAGTGTCCTAAGATCATTTCAGTTGTCCCATTTAGTCTGGCAAGTGGCTCCATGAATGCAAAGAGTTCTTTGGTTCCATTGTATTTGACATTAGCATTGGAGGACCAATGCAAGCAAAGAGACTGCTCTTTGGTTAGCACTGGAGGACCACTGCAGCGTAGCTTCCTGTTTCTGCCTCTCCCTCTTCGGTTGGCTTACCTGGTTATGGTTCCTTGGACGTGCCTGGGGTCCTCTTCGGTGGTTATGGTCCTTTGACGTGCTGGGGTGGCTGCCTATGGGTGCTCCATTAGCTGTTCCGTTCCCTGTGACTTGTGAGATCAGAGATCATGATCGTTCCCTCTGACTTGTGAGATCAGAGACCGTGCTCTCTTTTGACTCTGCACAGCTGGTCTATAGCTGCTTCTGCCCTGTTATGAACAACCACTGCCCTTGAGAGGACTTCCGATTTTCTGCTTCATCCACAAAATTATAATTGCTGGATAGTCAACTCATGGGATACATCAGCCTTGATTTGCCCCTTTTGAGAGGAGTTTTGCTTATTATGTTATCAGCAGCGTTTCAATTATTGCATCGTCGCATGGGATACATTTGCCTTGAGTAAGCTTAGTATTTTTTTAGATTCCCTATCGGAATGCTCGTCTTGCTGTTGGTTATTAGCCAATTGAGTTTCTGTAAGTCTAGTACGTACAATAGCTGCAGCATTTCACCCATTTTGAGCATATCGGGTTGATTTGTACTATGTATACGTTGTGTATGCAGCAGATCcagcttgttttttttcttctccgtGCTGTCTGCTGTATGTTTTCGAAGCGTAGTTATTTGAGTCATTTCCTTTGAACTCGTGTTGGAGCCTGATGCGGCAAAACATCCAGAAATTCATCTTTTGGTTGCACAATACAGCAGAATGATCCTGTAACCTTGCCACTACTgcgcctgttcggctggacttataagtcgactgaaaagctaaaacggctgactgaaaagctaaaacggctgatttgttgtgagaaaaaaataccactcggtggctgataagctgaagcgaacatgctgAGTCCTACTCTGGTTGCAATAAATGTGGAAATGTGTGGCACAGCACAAGGATCCTACTTTGGTTGCAATAAATGTGGAAATGAAGTTGGAACTGATGGGTTTGTTCTTGGGCATCTTTTATAGCGCGGTTGCGATGattggatacttgttcttgggCATCCGCACCAGCGTCGGCTGCACCGCGTCGTCGTCCGCCAGCGGCTTCCACCTGTACCGGCACACGAGGTGGTGGACGAAGACGCAGATCTCGAGGCGCGCCAGGTTCATCCCGGGGCACATCCGCGGCCCGCTCCCGAACCCAAGGAAGCTGTAGGGCTTCACCGCTTGCTGCATAATTGCATAGGAGTATACGTTGAATGGAAATGAAATCACAAGCACAGGTAGGTCATCAGCCATGGCCGGAAACTCACATCGAATCTGTCGGGGTGGAAGCGCTCCGGGTCGGCGAAGACGGCGGGGTCGTGGTGGATGGACACCACGTCCAGGTTCACCGACGTCCCCTTCTTGATGTCGTACCCTGCGCCCATTCTCGTGCCATCAGCAGCGCAGCTATACTAGAATCAAACTGATGGATGGAGGTGGTACCGACCGTCGATGCTGAAGTCCTGCGCGGCTTTCCTTGAGAACCATGGCAGGATGGTTGCTCTCCTCAGGGTCTCGTTCATCACTTTGTTGGTGTAAGGCATGTTGCTCACGTCCGACCACCTGAGATGCGACGTGCCGTTCAACCTCTCCCTGATCTCCAGATGCTCTTCCTGCAGCCAACGGAGGATACCAACCATGCCGCTCAATCCAGCTACGTCACAAAAGCCTAAACGCTTGGAATTAGTAATGGAGGTTTCAGGCTCACCCGCAGCTTCTCCAGGACCTCAGGGTTCTCCCCCAGGAACTTGACGAGCCACGTCAGGCCCGCCGTCGTCGTGTCGTGGCCGGCCACCAGCAGCGTCAGGATGTTGTCCTTGAGCTGCGAGTCCGTCAGTTtgtcggcgtcgtcgccggcgtgctTCCGCAGCAGCGTCTGCAGGAAGTCGCTccggacctcgccgccctccctccgACGAGAGATCACCGAGTCCAGCATCGCGTACATCCGGTTCCTCGCCTGCCCAACAATCGACCAAAAAAAAGCTCCacattttgaattttgatcGTGCAAACGTTTCAAATCTGTAGCGTCTGTCTGATCTGAACTCTGAATAACCTTGAGGCCGCGGTGGAAGGCTGTGCCTGGGGCCTTCAGAGGCAGGGACGcgaaggaagatgagatgaccTTGAAGTTTGCCCGGAACTTCTcctgctcctccccctccggctCCAGGCTCACCAGCATGTTGGCGATCACCTTCAGCGTGAACTGACACGAGCCAAGAAACCAAGATGTCATCAGTCACAATCTGAAGAAAATCATGTGCAAGATTTCATGCAAGAACTTGAGTCTGCGCGCGCTTAGTGCTTACAGAGGAGGCCTCCTCCAGCACGAGGACCCTCCTGCCGAGCCACGTGTCCAGCGTCTGCACGGCGAGCTCGTTGATGAAGTCGAAGTGCTTCTTGAGCGCGTCGATGGAGAGCGGCTCGCCGATGAGCCGCCGCAGCTTCTTGTGCTCCTCGCCGTTGGTGGTCAGCAGGCTCGTCGGCCCCAGCACCTGCTTCCCCGTGTAGAACAGGTTCAGGCTCACCACGCCGTCTTTCCCGGACAGCAGGATCTTGGCCGCCTCGCGACCCGTCATGAACACTGTGATCCTCCCCAGCACATACGTCTTGAACACCTTGCCAAACCTGACGAACATCGAGCAAAGCCACAGTTCAGATCAGTCTCCCATTTTGATGCATGGCATTTTCTCTTGGCGATGAAAATCAGTACCTTTTCTGCCTGTCACGCATGAAGCTCAGGATGCCGGCAGGGCTCGAGAAGTCGGAGATGAAGGAGACGGTCTCGCCGATGACAGGCCAGCCCATGGTGCCGGGGATGTCCCTCATCTCCTTCGAGGAGCTCCGCGATCTCAACCAGAGGAAGCCTGCACACGCCACTGCGAAGGCTATAAGCGCCGGAGCTCCAAAGATAGCCATGGCGGAAACTGAAGGAGCTCCGTCTTCAGATATCTTCAGAACACATCGTCCCTGTCAGGAGCTTATTTATATGTGAACCACAAGATTTGTGTCCAAATCTGTTATTCCTCGGGAGCATCACTATTATTTTTGTTCTCTTTTTTGTCATCGTTACGTGCGAGGGAACCATTTGGAGTTTCTTTGGTATCTCTTGCTATATCTTGTTTTGTCATACTTAACATTGCTGGAGCTTCTTTCAATCTgtttcctttgttttctttatcTTCCTGTCGTGTTTGGCTGTTTGGCAGGATGGACACACGTACTATGCTAATCGTCCTTTAGCAAAGGCTACGTCACTGCTGCCGATGAAAACTAATTGTATTTTCTAGTGCAAGCCGATGAAAGGGAGCAGTGCCATTTGCAGTGACCGAAGCTCTGTTTTTGTCACTGTACAGGCAGGGCAAGGCCTTGATAAGGACCTGGAGTTAATTGTTGTCACTACtgattgaaaataaaaaaaaaaccataaatTTCTGTTTTCAAGAGATGAAGAGAACAAGCTTTGGACACTTTTGCCGTCCTTGTTCAGCCGAATAAGCTGTTATATGCCTGCCATTTGTCATGAGGAGCTGCGATGGCAAAGTCTTCATTCATTTTTTGTTTCTAGTAATCACAACTTCAGAATTCCTAGATATTCCATGGCTCGAACAATTTGGCAAATGGATGCTATTATCGATCAAGGGATTTGTCCACGAGTGGGATAACTACTGCTCCTGAAACTGAAACTGAATAGGCAAAAATTTGAACAGAAAAAAATAAGGcaggaaagaagaaagaagttcAGTTTTCAGTACAAAAATGGCGGGATATCACCACACCAACAACATAGGAGATTGCACAGCGAGAGGATTTCCCGACGGAAACACATGGCCAAGGGCCCAAGGCGGCAATGGCAGCAACACCCTCGCCGTCACCGTCAGGTATCCCCGCTCCACTCTGCAGTGCAGAGAAAACGCCTCACGTACGCGCTCGGGCATCACCTTCGCCGAGCCAGAGATCCCTCACCATCTCAGCCCACGGCGCTAGCCGCtagcgacggcgccggcggctgaaTCGCCGCAGTCCATGTGCGGAGCGCGAGGGAGGCGGAGTCAGCGGCTAGCAGGTGAACTCCGGCGTCTAGCGCGGGATCCGCGGCGGTTGGCGCGAgagggaggtcgccggcggcaggGCGGGCTCGTCagctgctccggcgcgggcgccgaATATTTGCCAAAAACCCCGTAGTTTGGATCGAgatcaataatcgcgatccaaattaggggtggTTCTGTAAATGTTTGGATTATATATTTTCAAAGCAACCCCTagtttggatcgcgatcaataatcgcgatccatttCAGGGGTCAATTTGCAGATATTCGGGCCGCCACCGTTCGCCGCAGGTTCCGCTTGCTCTGGCGCCTCCCTACCGCAAGAGCTCCACTCCTCTGCTCTCCTCCGTCAGGAAGCCAGGCATCGAAGCCGCAAGCTTGAGCTCACTCGGTCGGGCATGGCTGGCGGCCTGGCGTCGCGCGTCGGGCTCGTCGTCCTGCGCCGCCGCGAGATCAACACGCGCCGGTTGTCGCAGCGCCGGTCCGACCTGTGCGTGTGCGATCCCATGACCGACAGCCGCGCCTTCTTCCCCGACCTGCCCGACATCGGGAAGAGCCCTACCACCTGTttctcggcggcggctccgtcTCCGTGGTCGACTACTCCGtcatcctcaccgccgccgacggcatTGGCTGCTCCGCCTTCATGCTGCTCTCCGCCGACATGGACAGGTCCCTGAACGTGTCGGTCATCGGTGCGTATCAGGGTGCAGACCCTGTCGCCGGACGACGGTGCCGGCGGTGGCAAATGGGGCCCGGAGATGGATTCAGCATCCTACTCGCATTTCTTTTCGAGAAAAGAAAACGTAATCTGATCGGGCATGGATTGCATCATTgatcacatatatatatacacacgcaCATGAGGTTCGAAAACACATCGACCCGCCTCCGTAAAGCGATGCCGCCGCGCAAACGCCGCCGAacacgcgcgccgcgccgcgggacCGCGACGGCGTCACCGGCTCCGGAGCTTCCGGCGAATCTCCTGGCCGAGATCGCCGCGCGCTCCGATGCCGCCACCATCTTCCGGTGCGCCGCCACGTGCAAGCTGCTCCGGCGCGAGATCCTGAGCCCGGACTTCATCCGCCGCGTCACCGGAGggcccgacgccgccgtgccCTCCTACTTCTGGGCGTCCTCGGCGGGAGCGAGACCTCCTTCTCCCTCGTGCACCCGACGATGGTGGCCGGCCTGACCCTCGCGAGCCACCACCTGGCGCCCTTCgtgtcgcgcgccgccgcggggctccTCGAGGAGTACACGCCCCTGACGTCGCGCGGCAGGCTCGTTGTCCTGCGCCGCAGCGAGATTAACACGC is a genomic window containing:
- the LOC117838158 gene encoding glycine-rich RNA-binding protein RZ1A; translated protein: MADVEEYRCFIGNLSWSTTDDSLKDAFGKFGNLTEAKVVHDKFSGRSRGFGFVTFDEKKAMEDAIEGMNGLDLDGRNITVDKAQPQGPGRDRNGDRDYDRERGSRYDRGRDYGGGGGGRAPRGGGGGGGGGGDCFKCGKPGHFARECPSGDGGRGDRYGGRDDKYGGGSGGSRYGSDRGGDRYSSRSRDGGSYGGDRYNRDRSGPY
- the LOC117838159 gene encoding abscisic acid 8'-hydroxylase 3; protein product: MAIFGAPALIAFAVACAGFLWLRSRSSSKEMRDIPGTMGWPVIGETVSFISDFSSPAGILSFMRDRQKRFGKVFKTYVLGRITVFMTGREAAKILLSGKDGVVSLNLFYTGKQVLGPTSLLTTNGEEHKKLRRLIGEPLSIDALKKHFDFINELAVQTLDTWLGRRVLVLEEASSFTLKVIANMLVSLEPEGEEQEKFRANFKVISSSFASLPLKAPGTAFHRGLKARNRMYAMLDSVISRRREGGEVRSDFLQTLLRKHAGDDADKLTDSQLKDNILTLLVAGHDTTTAGLTWLVKFLGENPEVLEKLREEHLEIRERLNGTSHLRWSDVSNMPYTNKVMNETLRRATILPWFSRKAAQDFSIDGYDIKKGTSVNLDVVSIHHDPAVFADPERFHPDRFDVTVKPYSFLGFGSGPRMCPGMNLARLEICVFVHHLVCRYRWKPLADDDAVQPTLVRMPKNKYPIIATAL
- the LOC117836384 gene encoding uncharacterized protein produces the protein MAFWEPCFGKDNECSNCDCGWKKFAIWAGIILVFCAVIIVLVFAFAVMFPPKATADDAVLSRFALAPGSPAANSTISYNITATVSLRNPNIHRAIAYGPLAVSFSFNGSRFDESGTVPAFDHKPRKTATVRVTVGGVDKPVKLTADGVKEFRSDNDTGKFGVEMRLDTTLQYKGRSAKCPLVVVCPLQLQLVDPDVAATAFQRTKCTILRAKKSGC